The nucleotide window TTCGTACAGGCAATACCACCCTAGGAAATTACCTTTATTCAAAAATGCAAAGTATGAATACATATTTCATAGAGCCTATTCATCAGGGGATGATAAGCTTAGACTATGCTTTGCTTGCGTATAAAAATTACGTGGAAAATGATTTTGTACTGGCAGAGGAAAATATTGACAGGGCTATTGAAAGTGCTTTAGTTCAGAGTAATACGTTTCCTTATTTTGCCATAATTATTGGAGAACAATCACTTAATAAAATCAGAATTTTTGCACGTACTCAAAATGAAGAGCGGTACAAGACAGAAGTTGTGAAGATATTGGCTTTTTTCATGTTTAACCAACATGAAAATGAGAGCTGCAAAAATCTGGCTGAAGATCTTCCCCTTATTGATAAGCAGGGGATGCTAAAACATATTATAAACAACTCTTATATCGCCATTCTTAAATCTTCGCAGAATGAGAAAAAAACAAGACTGATATTTCAGCAGATCTTTAACACCCTGCTAAAGCAAAATGAATTTTCAGGCGATCAGGAAAATTTACTGATAGCCATGCGCTGTATCGACAAAATTGGAGATGAAGATTTTTTAGATTATCTGAATGAGAATTTTTCTCATATCAAAAGTTCTCCACAAAAATTAGTAAAAATTATAATAGAAAATTATTTAGATAAAATATCCAATAACCAGCAATTAGTTAATGACGAAGAATTTACTAAAAAGCTAAAAACACTAGGCATAACAATTTAACTTATTATTGTGTTCAACAAATTTCCTTTTTATTCCCAAATAGAACAGATGGATTGCGGTCCGGTTTGCCTTAAGATTATTCTAAAATATTACGGCAAAGATTGTGATCTGGTATATCTGAGAAACCTTACTGAAGTTACCCGATCCGGGGTTACTCTGGCAGATATTAATGATGCCGGTAAAAAGCTGTATTTTCATACAACTCCTTTTAAGGTTCCTTTGTCTACACTGAACGAGGATGTTCATTTACCCTGCATTTTACATTGGGAGCAGGAGCATTTTGTTGTACTCTATAAAATCAAAAATAATTTTTATTATATCTCAGATCCCAAATATGGCAGACTAAAGCTTAAAAAAGAGCAGTTTGTAAAGCTTTGGATTTCGTCCACAGATAATGAAGGGATTGGACTACAATTAATCCCGAAAGAAGAGTTTGTTGAGTTTAAACCTCCTTTTGAACAGCAGGATTTAAAAATTTTCAAAAGCTATATTCGTTCAGTTTTAGAAAAACAAAATTTCAAAATTGGACTGCTGATTTTTTTAATTACGATAAGTTCCGTTATTTCCTATATCTTTCCTCAGCTGATTCAGAAGATGTTTGACGAAGGAATGAAGTCGAAAGAAGGAAAAGTGATCATTGGAATTTTTGGATTTCAGATGCTTTTGTATGGTGGACAGATACTCATCAATATCCTTCAGAATTTTGTAGGAGTACACTTTAGCTCACAGGTAAGCATTAAAATGCTGAATGACTTGCTGCAGAAAACAGTCAGACTTCCGGTCTCTTTTTTCGAAAACAGATTATATACAGACCTATTACAGAAAATAGAAGAACAGTCAAAAATAGAACAGTTATTAACCAGGCAATTGCTATCGAATATTTTATCAGTTTTTTTATTGATTGTACTTATAATAAGGCTTTTAATATATAACCAGTATATCGCATTGGGGTTTCTGGGAATTGCGGTTTTTTCCACTATATGGATTTATTTGTTTCATAATAAAAGAAGGATTATAGATTATTATGCCTTTAAATTAAATTCAGAAAGCAAAAATCATCTTGTTGAGATGATTACCGGGATGGTTTCCGTTAAAATTAGTAATGCTCATATTTCAAGGATATCAAAGTGGG belongs to Chryseobacterium gleum and includes:
- a CDS encoding peptidase domain-containing ABC transporter, translated to MFNKFPFYSQIEQMDCGPVCLKIILKYYGKDCDLVYLRNLTEVTRSGVTLADINDAGKKLYFHTTPFKVPLSTLNEDVHLPCILHWEQEHFVVLYKIKNNFYYISDPKYGRLKLKKEQFVKLWISSTDNEGIGLQLIPKEEFVEFKPPFEQQDLKIFKSYIRSVLEKQNFKIGLLIFLITISSVISYIFPQLIQKMFDEGMKSKEGKVIIGIFGFQMLLYGGQILINILQNFVGVHFSSQVSIKMLNDLLQKTVRLPVSFFENRLYTDLLQKIEEQSKIEQLLTRQLLSNILSVFLLIVLIIRLLIYNQYIALGFLGIAVFSTIWIYLFHNKRRIIDYYAFKLNSESKNHLVEMITGMVSVKISNAHISRISKWEELQKKIYKTKVKSLILDIYQTNVTSIIKQLFIFSTTFFCVYWVSLGKMTVGEMLSIGYIIGIASAPIENLVAFFRSFQDSSLVYKRVQEILQQTDENLNLKEGNQALLSKDISLNNVWFKYPGGHQPYVLKNINFKIPNGKVLAIVGESGSGKTTLSKLLLGFYPSSEGDLNIGQEELFQINHDWWRSNCGVVLQDSYIFSGTIRENISMQEDADEKLLISACKLANIYEMIQSLPLGFDTKIGAAGDDLSGGQKQRILIARAVYKNPDFIFFDEATSALDAENEKIIHDNLQEFFKGRTVVIIAHRLSTVKSADNIIVLKKGEVVEQGNHQELVSKKGEYFNLVRNQLELGE